A region from the Variovorax sp. RKNM96 genome encodes:
- the phnX gene encoding phosphonoacetaldehyde hydrolase, translating to MNAHNHSKLQAVVFDWAGTILDFGSCAPMGAFVKLFEQFGVDITIAEARGPMGMAKWDHIKALGTLPRIASQWEAKHGHAFNDADVDRLYEVFTPMNAASVRDHADFIPGAIEAVNAARERGLKIGSTTGYNRPIMEVVVPLAAAGGYAPDNLVCAGDLAEGRPSPLMMYRCFADLGVWPPHTVVKVDDTGVGLQEGLNAGTWAVGLAVSGNSVGLTLAEWTTLDEAAQQQYREAATAQLKAAGAHYVIDSVADLPNVLEDIERRLQGGERPTLA from the coding sequence ATGAACGCCCACAACCACTCCAAGCTCCAGGCCGTCGTCTTCGACTGGGCCGGCACCATCCTCGACTTCGGCTCCTGCGCGCCCATGGGCGCCTTCGTGAAGCTGTTCGAACAGTTCGGCGTGGACATCACCATCGCCGAGGCCCGCGGCCCGATGGGCATGGCCAAGTGGGACCACATCAAGGCGCTCGGCACGCTGCCGCGCATCGCGTCGCAATGGGAGGCGAAGCACGGCCATGCCTTCAATGATGCGGACGTGGACCGTCTCTACGAAGTGTTCACGCCGATGAATGCCGCGAGCGTGCGCGACCATGCCGACTTCATTCCCGGCGCGATCGAAGCAGTGAACGCGGCGCGCGAACGCGGCCTCAAGATCGGCTCGACCACCGGCTACAACCGCCCGATCATGGAAGTGGTCGTGCCCCTCGCCGCAGCCGGCGGCTACGCACCCGACAACCTCGTGTGCGCCGGCGACCTCGCCGAGGGCCGGCCGTCGCCGCTCATGATGTACCGCTGCTTCGCCGACCTCGGCGTGTGGCCGCCGCACACCGTGGTGAAGGTCGACGACACCGGCGTGGGCCTGCAGGAAGGCCTCAATGCGGGCACTTGGGCCGTGGGCCTCGCGGTCAGCGGCAACTCGGTGGGGCTCACGCTGGCCGAGTGGACGACGCTCGACGAAGCGGCGCAGCAGCAATACCGCGAAGCCGCGACCGCCCAGCTCAAGGCCGCCGGTGCGCACTACGTGATCGACAGCGTGGCAGATCTCCCGAACGTGCTCGAGGACATCGAACGCCGACTGCAAGGCGGCGAGCGGCCGACACTTGCCTGA
- a CDS encoding MFS transporter, translated as MKTSETTVHAADSRYAMLRLGLTLLIMTVGSSGMYVVSVMLPAVQTEFGIARADASLPYTWLMLGFGFGGVLMGRLADRFGVMWPLLGGSVFLAAGYIATGLSGGILSFTIAQALLVGLLGSSAAFAPLVADTSLWFVKRRGIAVAICASGNYVAGAIWPPIAQHFIETVGWRQTYIGMGIFCGIAMALLALFFRARPPAVAVAPSGNASSHAAPPRDMTRPFGLSMTTAQGLLCVAAVACCVAMAMPQVHIVAYCGDLGYGPAQGALMLSLMLGFGVVSRLVSGAICDRIGGLRTLLLGGVLQCVALLLFLPFDGLVSLYVISALFGLFQGGLVPAYAIIVREHFPPKEAGARVGTVLMFSLFGMALGGWMSGKVFDLTGSYHAAFINGIGWNLLNLCIASFLLVRLYRLRLRPPGGPVSA; from the coding sequence ATGAAGACATCCGAGACAACCGTCCACGCGGCGGATTCACGCTACGCCATGCTCCGCCTGGGCCTCACGCTGCTGATCATGACGGTCGGCAGCAGCGGCATGTACGTGGTCTCGGTGATGCTGCCCGCGGTGCAGACCGAGTTCGGCATCGCGCGCGCCGATGCCTCGCTGCCCTACACCTGGCTGATGCTCGGCTTCGGTTTCGGCGGCGTGCTCATGGGCAGGCTGGCCGACCGTTTCGGCGTGATGTGGCCGCTGTTGGGGGGCTCGGTCTTCCTCGCCGCGGGCTACATCGCCACGGGGCTGTCGGGCGGCATCCTCTCGTTCACCATCGCGCAGGCCCTGCTGGTCGGCCTGCTCGGCAGCTCGGCCGCCTTTGCGCCGCTGGTGGCGGACACCTCGCTCTGGTTCGTCAAGCGGCGCGGCATTGCGGTGGCGATCTGCGCGAGCGGCAACTATGTCGCCGGCGCCATCTGGCCGCCGATTGCGCAGCATTTCATCGAGACGGTCGGCTGGCGCCAGACCTACATCGGCATGGGCATCTTCTGCGGCATCGCGATGGCGCTGCTCGCGCTCTTCTTCCGCGCACGGCCGCCGGCAGTGGCCGTGGCGCCGTCCGGCAACGCATCGAGCCATGCCGCGCCGCCGCGCGACATGACGCGCCCCTTCGGCCTGAGCATGACAACGGCGCAGGGCCTGCTGTGCGTTGCCGCCGTGGCCTGCTGCGTGGCGATGGCGATGCCGCAGGTGCACATCGTGGCGTACTGCGGCGACCTGGGTTACGGCCCCGCGCAGGGGGCGCTGATGCTGTCGCTGATGCTGGGCTTCGGCGTGGTGAGCCGGCTGGTGTCGGGCGCGATCTGCGACCGCATCGGTGGCCTGCGCACGCTGCTGCTGGGCGGCGTGCTGCAGTGCGTCGCGCTGCTCCTGTTCCTGCCGTTCGACGGGCTGGTGTCGCTCTATGTGATCTCGGCGCTGTTCGGGCTTTTCCAGGGTGGCCTCGTACCGGCCTACGCGATCATCGTGCGCGAGCACTTTCCGCCGAAAGAAGCCGGTGCGCGCGTGGGCACGGTGCTGATGTTCTCGCTGTTCGGCATGGCGCTGGGCGGATGGATGTCGGGCAAGGTGTTCGACCTGACCGGCAGCTACCACGCGGCTTTCATCAACGGCATCGGCTGGAACCTGCTGAACCTCTGCATCGCGTCGTTCCTGCTGGTCAGGCTGTACCGCCTGCGGCTTCGGCCACCAGGCGGCCCAGTGTCCGCATAG
- a CDS encoding PLP-dependent aminotransferase family protein, translating into MKRYEALAADIEASIRNGTLKTGDRLPSVRHTGQSRGVSASTVFQAYYLLEARGLVRARDRSGYYVTGGGLRDAPPESTLTSRPAEGPMSLDVSDRVFDILEASMSRKVVPFGSAFPSPLLFPLARLGQFMAASAKSLDPWSTVDDLTPGSAALRRQIALRYLADGMQVPAEEIVITNGALEALNLCLAAVTRPGDAVIVESPTFYAALQALERMGLKAIEVPTHPGEGIDLGALEEAIAAHQPKACWLMTTFQNPLGSLMPDAKKKALVALLARHDLPLIEDDVYAELYFGERRPAPAKAFDTQGLVLHCSSFSKCLAPGYRIGWTSAGRFARKVARQKLTSTLSTSAPAQLALATYLEKGGLDKHLRKLRQTLAMQQATFAQAVGHYFPEGTRATRPLGGYFLWVELPAQVNALDIHRQALALGISVAPGPIFSATRAFTHCLRLNYGHAWNAQSEKAMRTLGRLVAEAAGGTA; encoded by the coding sequence ATGAAACGTTATGAAGCCTTGGCCGCGGACATCGAGGCCTCGATCCGCAACGGCACCCTGAAGACCGGCGACCGCCTGCCCTCGGTGCGCCACACGGGCCAGAGCCGCGGGGTCAGCGCATCGACGGTGTTCCAGGCCTACTACCTGCTGGAAGCGCGCGGCCTCGTGCGGGCGCGCGACCGCTCGGGCTACTACGTCACCGGCGGGGGCCTGCGCGATGCGCCGCCCGAATCCACCCTCACCTCGCGCCCCGCGGAAGGGCCGATGTCGCTCGACGTGAGCGACCGGGTGTTCGACATCCTCGAAGCCAGCATGTCGCGCAAGGTCGTGCCTTTCGGCTCGGCGTTTCCGAGTCCGCTGCTTTTTCCGCTCGCGCGGCTCGGCCAGTTCATGGCCGCGAGCGCCAAATCGCTCGACCCGTGGAGCACGGTGGACGACCTCACGCCCGGCAGCGCAGCGCTGCGGCGGCAGATCGCGCTGCGGTACCTGGCCGACGGCATGCAGGTGCCGGCCGAAGAAATCGTCATCACCAACGGCGCGCTCGAGGCGCTCAACCTGTGCCTGGCGGCGGTCACGCGGCCGGGCGATGCGGTGATCGTCGAGTCGCCCACCTTCTATGCCGCGCTGCAGGCGCTGGAGCGCATGGGCCTGAAGGCGATCGAGGTGCCGACGCATCCGGGCGAAGGCATCGACCTCGGCGCGCTCGAGGAGGCCATCGCGGCGCACCAGCCCAAGGCCTGCTGGCTCATGACGACCTTCCAGAACCCGCTCGGCAGCCTGATGCCCGATGCGAAGAAGAAGGCATTGGTCGCGCTGCTCGCGCGCCACGACCTGCCGCTGATCGAGGACGACGTGTACGCCGAGCTCTACTTCGGCGAGCGCCGGCCCGCGCCGGCCAAGGCCTTCGACACGCAAGGGCTGGTGCTGCATTGCTCGTCGTTCTCGAAGTGCCTCGCACCGGGCTACCGCATCGGCTGGACCTCGGCGGGGCGGTTCGCGCGCAAGGTGGCGCGGCAGAAGCTGACGTCCACGCTCAGCACGTCGGCGCCCGCGCAGCTTGCGCTCGCGACGTACCTGGAAAAAGGCGGCCTCGACAAGCACCTGCGCAAGCTGCGCCAGACGCTCGCGATGCAGCAGGCGACCTTCGCGCAGGCGGTAGGGCATTACTTTCCCGAGGGCACGCGGGCCACGCGGCCGCTGGGCGGCTACTTCCTGTGGGTCGAACTGCCGGCGCAGGTGAACGCGCTGGACATCCATCGCCAGGCGCTGGCGCTCGGCATCAGCGTCGCGCCGGGGCCGATCTTTTCAGCGACGCGCGCATTCACCCATTGCCTGCGCCTGAACTACGGCCACGCGTGGAACGCGCAGAGCGAGAAGGCTATGCGGACACTGGGCCGCCTGGTGGCCGAAGCCGCAGGCGGTACAGCCTGA
- a CDS encoding DUF2970 domain-containing protein: MSNLMRAVRAVLWSFVGLGGRRADADKRTAQVGILPLIGVALVVVLLLVAGLITLARFVAGT; this comes from the coding sequence ATGTCCAATCTCATGCGCGCGGTGCGCGCCGTTCTCTGGAGCTTCGTCGGTCTGGGCGGGCGCCGCGCCGATGCCGACAAGCGGACCGCACAGGTCGGCATCCTGCCGCTGATCGGCGTGGCGCTGGTCGTGGTGCTGTTGCTGGTCGCGGGCCTGATCACATTGGCGCGCTTCGTGGCGGGCACATGA
- a CDS encoding cytochrome c4, whose amino-acid sequence MTAGLRSFALALLFLVQGLASAAPPATVPDTIEQRVAACIACHGREGATTNAGFFPRLAGKPAGYLFNQLVSFRDARRFNADMAYMVQHLSDAYLREMAEYFAGLDLPYPPISPNSDATPAQLQRGRKLALEGDAARGIPACVQCHGAALTGVQPAIPGLLGLPRLYVSSQLGAWLTSERHAMAPDCMADVGRHMTTADINAVAGWLAVQPMPANTKPAASLPAPLPVACGGMPK is encoded by the coding sequence ATGACGGCCGGCCTTCGCTCCTTCGCGCTCGCGCTGCTGTTCCTCGTGCAGGGGCTTGCGAGCGCCGCGCCGCCGGCCACCGTGCCCGACACCATCGAGCAGCGCGTGGCTGCCTGCATCGCCTGCCACGGCCGCGAGGGCGCGACCACCAATGCGGGCTTCTTTCCGCGGCTGGCCGGCAAGCCTGCGGGTTATCTCTTTAACCAGCTCGTGAGCTTTCGCGACGCCCGCCGCTTCAATGCCGACATGGCGTACATGGTGCAGCACCTCTCGGACGCCTACCTGCGCGAGATGGCCGAGTACTTCGCGGGGCTCGACCTGCCGTACCCACCGATCTCTCCCAACAGCGACGCCACGCCCGCGCAACTGCAGCGCGGCCGCAAGCTCGCGCTCGAAGGCGATGCGGCACGCGGCATCCCGGCCTGCGTGCAATGCCACGGCGCCGCGCTCACCGGCGTGCAGCCGGCGATCCCGGGGCTGCTCGGGCTGCCGCGGCTCTATGTGTCCTCGCAGCTGGGCGCGTGGCTCACGAGCGAGCGGCATGCGATGGCACCCGACTGCATGGCCGATGTCGGCCGCCACATGACCACGGCCGACATCAACGCCGTTGCGGGCTGGCTGGCCGTGCAGCCGATGCCGGCGAACACCAAGCCCGCAGCTTCGTTGCCGGCCCCCTTGCCTGTCGCCTGTGGCGGCATGCCGAAGTGA
- a CDS encoding cytochrome c, which yields MKLRHLGWTLLTLIVLAAVCAGALVAMNLRGEDPLPEQAQAFEATPQQVERGRYLALAGNCAGCHTTRGGQPYAGGLPIETPFGTIYSSNLTSDAKAGIGGWSSAHFWRAMHNGRSKDGRLLYPAFPYPNFTKVTREDSDAIYAYLRTVAPVPAPNLAHRLRFPYDTQAALAVWRALSFKPEPFVANAGKPAEWNRGAYLVDGLGHCIACHGARNSLGATETKLGLSGGLIAVENWYAPSLTDRHQAGVAAWPTADVVALLKTGTAPGGSVMGPMADVVFRSTQHLSEADLTAMAGYLKDLPDVPKPDEPARTSVPIRRDAGTMARGGKIYDQRCAYCHGDQGQGATGAYPPLAGNRAVNMSPPTNLIQVVSHGGFLPSTAGNPRPYGMPPFGQVLDAAEVAAVLTYIRGSWGNDSAPVTQLDTMRR from the coding sequence ATGAAACTGCGACACCTCGGCTGGACCCTCCTGACCCTGATCGTGCTGGCGGCCGTGTGCGCCGGCGCGCTCGTGGCGATGAACCTGCGCGGCGAAGACCCGCTGCCCGAGCAGGCCCAGGCCTTCGAGGCCACGCCGCAGCAGGTCGAGCGCGGCCGCTACCTCGCACTGGCCGGCAACTGCGCGGGCTGCCACACCACGCGCGGCGGCCAGCCCTATGCGGGCGGACTGCCGATCGAGACGCCCTTCGGCACCATCTATTCGAGCAACCTCACATCCGATGCGAAGGCCGGCATCGGCGGCTGGAGCAGCGCGCATTTCTGGCGCGCGATGCACAACGGCCGCAGCAAGGACGGGCGCCTGCTCTACCCCGCGTTCCCATACCCTAACTTCACCAAGGTGACGCGCGAGGACTCGGACGCCATCTACGCGTACCTGCGCACCGTGGCGCCCGTACCGGCGCCGAACCTCGCGCACCGGCTGCGCTTTCCCTACGACACGCAGGCAGCGTTGGCCGTATGGCGCGCACTCTCGTTCAAGCCCGAGCCCTTCGTAGCCAACGCGGGCAAGCCGGCCGAATGGAACCGCGGCGCCTACCTCGTCGACGGCCTCGGCCATTGCATCGCCTGCCACGGCGCCCGCAATTCGCTGGGCGCGACCGAGACCAAGCTCGGCCTCTCGGGCGGGCTCATCGCGGTGGAGAACTGGTATGCGCCGTCGCTCACCGACAGGCACCAGGCCGGCGTGGCCGCGTGGCCCACGGCCGACGTGGTGGCGCTGCTCAAGACCGGCACCGCGCCGGGCGGCTCGGTGATGGGGCCGATGGCCGACGTGGTGTTCCGCAGCACGCAGCACCTGAGCGAGGCCGACCTCACGGCGATGGCGGGCTACCTGAAGGACCTGCCCGACGTGCCCAAGCCCGACGAGCCCGCACGCACCTCGGTCCCCATCCGCCGCGATGCCGGCACGATGGCGCGCGGCGGCAAGATCTACGACCAGCGCTGCGCCTACTGCCATGGCGACCAGGGCCAGGGTGCGACCGGCGCCTACCCGCCGCTGGCGGGCAATCGTGCGGTGAACATGTCGCCGCCGACGAACCTCATCCAGGTGGTCTCGCACGGCGGCTTCCTGCCATCGACGGCGGGCAATCCGCGCCCCTACGGCATGCCGCCGTTCGGGCAGGTGCTCGATGCGGCGGAAGTGGCGGCCGTGCTCACCTATATCCGCGGCTCGTGGGGCAACGACAGCGCGCCCGTCACGCAGCTCGACACCATGCGGCGCTGA